The following nucleotide sequence is from Bacteroidota bacterium.
CGATCAAGCTCCAAATCTTGCTTCCACCAGTTTCCTCGATACATTGATTGGAATCATTCCCGATAACATAATAGGCGCCATGGTAAAGGGCGACATGCTTGCCATTATCTTTTTTTCCATTCTTGCAGGCATTTTTATAAGCAAACTCGAAACCTCGAATAAGGCTGTTCTTACTAATTTCTTCGATGCTTTTTTCGACCTTATGATGAAAATAACCCTCTTCGTCATTCGCTTTGCCCCCCTAGGAATCATGGGAATCATTGCCCAGGTAGTTTCTGAGCAGGACAATATCAGCGAATTAATGATACGACTTGGAAAGTTTTCCCTGGTAGTTATTTTAGGGATTTCAATACATTATATCGTTACGCTCCCGCTATTTCTGTTGCTTATTGCCCGTGTCAATCCAATAAAACACTTCAAAGCATTAATTTCAGTTATGCTAACGGCCTTTTCAACAGCCAGTTCCAATGCCACCTTGCCTCTCACCCTAAAAACTGTGGAAGAAGAATCTGGCGTCTCGAATAAAATTGCAAGTTTTGTGCTGCCTCTGGGAGCCACAATCAATATGAATGGAACAGCTCTATACGAACTTGTGGTGGCTGGTTTTGTGGCTCAACTCCTAGGTATCGATCTTAGCATCAGTCAGCAAATTATTCTAGTATCAACAGCTTTGCTGGCTTCCATTGGTACAGCTGGAATTCCTATGGCAAGTTTTGTTACCATGGCCATTGTTTTTACCGCTGTTGGTTTGCCGGTCGAATACATGCTTATTGTAATGCCGGTTGACAGGCCCCTGGATATGCTCCGAACTTCGCTGAATGTATTTGGCGATACAGTGGTTACTGTTCTTGTAGCAAAATCGGAAGGTGAAAAGTTAAATTATTGACTAGTCTACTCTAAATACTCTATTATCATTTCTGAATGATTTCTTGTAAGTCTTCCATTCAGAACACTTTCGAACAAAGAAAAAAAATCATGCAGATAATGCAAGCCAAGTGCTTACCCCTTTTGTATATGTGGAGTGATTTGGTTAAAAAAATCGCTTATATTATGTTAAGTATAAGGGTGATTAAGTTCGATTTTCTTTCAAGGCATTCCATAATATTTCAACAGGATGAAAAACTGTCTTTCCGGTGCCATCTTTTATATGGTGCCTGCATGAGGTACCCGAAGCTACCATTACTTCATCTGTGATTAGTGAGCGTACTTTTGGGAAGAGTATGAGCTCTCCTATTTTCATCGACAAATCATAATGTTCTTTTTCGTACCCAAAAGAGCCAGCCATTCCACAGCAACCCGATTTAATTTCTTCCACCTGGTAATTTTTCGGTATTGAAAGTGCTTGTTTTGCCGTTAAGGTTCCAGTCATTGCTTTTTGTTGGCAATGCCCATGATAGATTACTTTTGTCTCTTGAAGTGTGAATAGGTTAGCATCAATTCTTCCTGCTGCAAATTCACTGGCCATAAACTCTTCAATTGTAAAAGTTCTTTTTGCCAACTCTATAGCCTCTTGTTTATGCTCACCTCGCAATAAATCAGGATATTCGTCTCTGAAGCTTAAGATGGCCGAAGGTTCAATGCCTACTAAAGGGACTTGATTTGGCAATTTCTCAAAGAAAAGCCTTACATTTTTAAGGGCAAGCCTGCGGGCTGTTTCTAAAAATCCTTTCGAAATTCTTGCCCGGCCACTCTCGAAATGATTTAGGTAGATAAGCCTGTATCCGAGTTTTGATAAGAGCTGTGTAGCTTTAATACCTATGTCAGCTTCGTTGTAATTGGTAAATTCATCCACAAACAAAGCCACTTGCCGATCTGAACCTGAATTTGCCTGATTTAGGGTATCCACGTTCTTGTTTAACCAGCGCGACCAGGTTAAGCGTCGGACTTTTGGCAAGCTGCGCTGCTTTGCAAAACCTATTATCTTTTTAATCGCTCTGCTCGTTAGAGCATTACTAACCAGGTAATTATATATTCCTGGAATATAAGAGGCTAGTTTTTGACTATAACTAAAGGAGGCTACCAGGTACATTCGCAAAGGACGCCTGTTCGATTGGTAATATTGATAAAGAAATTCCGATTTGAGTTTGGCCATATCTACTCCCGACGGACACTCTGTTTTGCAGGCTTTGCACGACAGGCACATATCCAGTATTTCGTACAATTCTTTGTTGTCGAATCGATTAAGTTTTGTAGGATTGTTTAATACTTCGCGCAACAAATTGGCACGCGCCCGGGTGGTTTTGTTTTCATCAAAAGTAGCCTGGTAGCTGGGACACATGGTTCCTCCTATCAAGGCAGATTTTCGGCAATCGGCCGAACCATTGCATTTTTCGGCCATGCGAACCAGACCTAAGGTATCGGAGAAATCAAGTATGGTTTCAAAATCAGGAGTATCCTGGCCAGGCACGAAGCGCAAAGAGCTATCCATGGGTGGTGTGCGTGTAATTTTTCCCGGATTAAAAATACCCTCAGGGTCCCAGGTTTGTTTAATGTCCAATAAAAGCTGGAAATTTTCTTGTCCTATCATATATGGAATAAACTCACCACGGAGCCGGCCATCGCCATGTTCGCCACTTAACGACCCCCGATATTTTTTTACCAAACGGGCAATTTCGGTGGCTACCAGTCGAAAAAGCCTCACTCCCTCCGGATCCTTAAGATTCAGAACCGGCCGAAGATGCAACTCGCCAGTAGCAATGTGGGCATAGTACACACACGTTAAATTATGCTGCGCCAATACTTTATTAAACTCTGCA
It contains:
- a CDS encoding dicarboxylate/amino acid:cation symporter, which produces MLNRVALHWQILIGIILGAFIGVFLPSLVPGFSIAGTLFLRALKMIVVPLIFSSMISGVASLGGGKSLGRIGGKTLFYFLITSLLALVTGLALVNWLQPGVGKEFSLASDQAPNLASTSFLDTLIGIIPDNIIGAMVKGDMLAIIFFSILAGIFISKLETSNKAVLTNFFDAFFDLMMKITLFVIRFAPLGIMGIIAQVVSEQDNISELMIRLGKFSLVVILGISIHYIVTLPLFLLLIARVNPIKHFKALISVMLTAFSTASSNATLPLTLKTVEEESGVSNKIASFVLPLGATINMNGTALYELVVAGFVAQLLGIDLSISQQIILVSTALLASIGTAGIPMASFVTMAIVFTAVGLPVEYMLIVMPVDRPLDMLRTSLNVFGDTVVTVLVAKSEGEKLNY
- a CDS encoding FAD-binding protein, which codes for MNKDTLNSFSKRVKGEFYPDQLHRLIYATDASAYREEPVGILVAKDVNDVKEAIAFARENKLSIIPRAAGTSLAGQVVGKGLVVDCSKYMNQILELNTEEHWVRIQPGVVLDELNLYLKKFGLFFGPETSTSNRCMVGGMVGNNSCGAHSVVYGSTRDHTLEIKGLLSDGSEVVFNALSHEEFLLKTQIDGLEGEVYRQIAQILSPLEVRQRIENEFPDTEIKRRNTGYAIDLLSRMKPFNDLGTDFNFCSLLCGSEGTLLFITEVKLNLVPLPPAHTGLLVVHHKSIEEALKANLVALAHKPVAIELIDKFLLDCTRNSAEHSKNRFFLEGDPEALLCIEFVADSQRAIVAKSEALISAFKQEGFGYHFPLLFGNDISRVWALRKAGLGLLSNIPGDAKPQPVIEDTAVNPRHLPEYIAEFNKVLAQHNLTCVYYAHIATGELHLRPVLNLKDPEGVRLFRLVATEIARLVKKYRGSLSGEHGDGRLRGEFIPYMIGQENFQLLLDIKQTWDPEGIFNPGKITRTPPMDSSLRFVPGQDTPDFETILDFSDTLGLVRMAEKCNGSADCRKSALIGGTMCPSYQATFDENKTTRARANLLREVLNNPTKLNRFDNKELYEILDMCLSCKACKTECPSGVDMAKLKSEFLYQYYQSNRRPLRMYLVASFSYSQKLASYIPGIYNYLVSNALTSRAIKKIIGFAKQRSLPKVRRLTWSRWLNKNVDTLNQANSGSDRQVALFVDEFTNYNEADIGIKATQLLSKLGYRLIYLNHFESGRARISKGFLETARRLALKNVRLFFEKLPNQVPLVGIEPSAILSFRDEYPDLLRGEHKQEAIELAKRTFTIEEFMASEFAAGRIDANLFTLQETKVIYHGHCQQKAMTGTLTAKQALSIPKNYQVEEIKSGCCGMAGSFGYEKEHYDLSMKIGELILFPKVRSLITDEVMVASGTSCRHHIKDGTGKTVFHPVEILWNALKENRT